The Melanotaenia boesemani isolate fMelBoe1 chromosome 17, fMelBoe1.pri, whole genome shotgun sequence genome segment GCACGTCTTGGCTTGTACAGTTGTTACAAAGTGCACAAGGAGAAATCAGTCTAGAACAAATAATGCAAACTTATACAAGTTTTCATTCTGGGATTATAAAGACAATTTTATGAAAGAATTGTTGCTAGAAAAACTGCCACTATAATGCAATTCCTTCACCTCTGCCACTGCATATTTAATTTGTATAAGTGCCCTTAAAATGGTTATAAGAATCATATCCAGTGCATCAAAGTCTGTTTCTTTCCTGCACAAAGGGAAACAGCTTCTGTAACAACATGCAGGAACAGACAGAAATTAAAAACCTTTGACAGCAGAAAAAACCCAGCAAACAAAGGACCACATTGtggtaaaaaataaaccagaatAATTGTAAAACAAGAATTATAGATAAATTTGTTCACTTGTTAAAGTGGCTCAAAGGTGACCACACCTGAACGTCTAAACCAGGAAACATCTTTGGACTGAGCAAACTTGTAAAACAGGGCTCTTCTCTTGCACCTCATTCTAGTCCAGCCATCCAAGCAAGGATGAAGTTAATGACATTACTCCTCTTCTGTCATGCAGCACATGCAGGTAAAATTAatgcaaatatattttcataCTCTATAACCAGCTCTAAATGATTTATAAttatctcatttttaaaaagctaaaggtaccacaaataaatatgaaatatatgtGCAGTAAATTGTCACATGAGCTCAAGTAAGAACACTGATGTTAGAACCAGATTATATATCCTGTAACATCCTACTGCAGGACGCTGTTATGCCTTTATACAGCCTCAAATAGTAGATGCTGCACGTTTCCAGAGATGATTTAATGACGGGTGGTTTAGCACACTTTATAATGATCCTCAGAAGAGTATTTCATTCCAAGAAAGATGAGCTGCACTTGACCATCCAACAGGGTCCCCAAAAAGCACAGGGGGTCACTGAGTCTTTGACcgttcagagccagtgtgattCAAATTAAGGTCATGTCCATACAAAGATATGTTGTATGTATGGTCATAGATAGTGTAATATAACTATTCATTACCTTACTGTTTGTtacttttaaacaaatattatcACAACTTTGTGATGCTTATCCACAATACACAAATAACCTGTGGAGAGGCAGAATAACCtattcattttattgtgttttaattcatGAAGCTGCATACAACACATCTGTGTATTATGACTGAACATGTTATCCTTGTTCATCCAACAGTGGAGCACTCTCTTCGTTTTTTCTTCATTGCCTCTTCTGGAGTCCCAAACTTCCCAGAGTTTTTGAGCTCTATGGAAATTGATGAAACTGAGGTGGCTTACTGCAACATCAGTAAAAGCATCCTGGAACCAAAACAGGACTGGGtaacaaaacttttaaatgaaaatcgTTACATCATGGAGATGATGAGCAACGAGTGTTTTGAAAAACTTCCCATAATCTTCAAAGCCGCCCTTAATGGTGTGATGCAGAGCTTCAAACAGAATGAAggtacagttttatttttgcatttttacttttaaactactttaaaataGTGTTACTGAATGTCAAAATTATCTTTACAAAAGAGCAGAACAATCCAGGTAATGAGTTTCTGATAAGAATCTGCTGAGGTGGTGAGCCATAGACTAACTGGATTTTAAATCCACTCAACTTGTAGActattttctttgcatttagATAACTTATTCAAAATAACTTAGAGACGTTTAAACATCTTACCAGACAGGCCAGATAGGtctaacaaacaaactgaatctAGATCTAAATCTGAATCTAATTTGAATCTAAATCTAGAACCAGATCCACCATATTCAGAATTCTCAAATCTATTTGATGGATGTGAAGTTGTGACAAATGTTGGGTTTATCTCTTTATCTACAATAGAAGCAGTAAGTTTGATTTATTCACATAGTGAAGATAAATGCACTTACTGTACTGTAatgttattaaatttaaattattaaacctGCCACActtgtctcttttcttcttttctcaggTGTTCACATCTTACAGTTGATAAGTGGCTGTGAGCTGGATGAGAATACTGGAGAGGTTTCTGGTTTTCTCCGGGCTGGTTATAATGGAGATGATTTCATGACATTAGACATGACAACATTGTCTTGGACCTCTCAGCAAACACAGGCTGTCATCATCAAACAGATATGGGATGCTGACAAAGGTTATATAAAGGAGAATAAGAAGTTCTACATGCTGATCTGCCCAAAGTGGCTGAGGGGCTCATTGACATTGGCCAACATTTCCAAAGAGAGAACAGGTAGAGTCTATGTTCTGATACATGTACAGaatttgcatttcattttttaaaatagtgtGATTGGAGTTTCATTAATTATTGATACAGAGTTTAAGGAAGCagatttactttaaatgtattttagctcTGTGTGGTCTTAATCTGATTTtgtaatatatgtgtgtgttcattgtaGTCAATACTCAACAAACATACAATCTTACAGGATGCAAACTGAGCTATGCTTTACATTCACAtgctagttttgtttttaggaCGTTAACATGCTGACTAGCTGTTAGCTAGAAGCTGCAATGCTGAATATCACAGTCACCCACACTGCAGAACCTGGTGGTTCTCTGGTGGAACTTGTACCTTCTTTGgttgctactactactactactgctactactactactactactactaatactactactactaccactaataataataataataataataataactattattttattttatttttttaatctagaaATAGTAGGGCACCTTCTGTGGCTCTCAGTTGATGGGAGAGGTTAATATGTCctatatttatttgaaaaccATTAAAGTCTTTAAAAGTGAGCagtaagattttaaaattaatgcaAAATCTAACAGGAAGCCAAGGTAAGTGTGATCCATGTGTCTTGTAGTCTTGTATAAACAAGCTACAAGTCAGCTGAGCTGTTCAAGAGATAAGATTAGTGTGAGTGATGGAGAAGATTGTGTCAGTGAAGTAAAAATGGAATTTCAACCTGGGATCTAAATGATGCAAGAAAATGTTGTGATCAACAGTATCAAAGGTGCCGCTTATATTTAACTGAAATTGAGCAGTCTGCTCCACCTGCACTTACTACTATACTCAAACCTCTGGCCAGTAGTTGTTTAGCTACACAGTGTATAATAACTGTGGAGCAACAAAGAACAGACATGTTCATTTTGGTGCCACCAGCTCAATTTCCATCTGTATTCTAGTCCTCACATGGCTGACAAGATAATCTCCAAAAACATTAGGATGTATTTCTGTGTCCTGGGTAACAATACATGCCCTTTGACAAAATGTGAATGGCCTCAGCTCATTTAGAGATGGCCCAAGGCATAAACAAACTATGTGGCTATTTGAGGCCTTGCGCCACCATGAGGCCCCAAGTGTGCTAAAAATGTCATGATAAGCATGAAAAGAATTATagtaataaatacaaatatgtaactgaaagattttaataaaaatgataatacacacaaacaaatctgATAATACAAACCATGAACAATATGGGTTTAATCGGTTCCTACTACAGGCTGCTGCCTCTGTTGTTGCTTGCAGCTGCAGACGACTCTTGAATCTTTGAGGTTCACTAACATAAGAAGTTAAAGACAAATTAGCTAGATTCTTGAGGCATTTTGTAGAGgaacatttgcatgtttttgatACAAAAAAGCTTACTGGTTAACTTGTTTACTCTCAAGGCAGTATCTTTACAGTTGatgtcttattttttaaatgtatgattTCAGTGTATCAAGCACCAGTAACAATTCATCACTGGTGGTGCTAAGGTGGTCTGGGGAACCCTCAAATTCTGCGTTGGGGAACAAAGAGGCACGGGGCAGCCCTGAGCTCATTCATACTATCCTTGCATTATTCTACATTGCTCTGTATCTTTACATTTCTCACCCTATCATCAGATCTTCCAAAAATATCACTCCTCCAGAAGACTCCTTCCTCTGCTGTCAGCTACCATGCTACAGGTTTCTACCCTGACAGAGCCATGATGTTTTGGACCAAAGATGGAGAGGAGACTCACAAAGGTGTGGACCATGGAGAAATCCTTCTCAACTACGATGTAACGTTCCAGATGTGTGTCAACATTGACCTCTCATCATTCACACCTGAAGACTGGAGCAGATACAGCTGTGTGTTTCAGCTCTCTGGTGTCAaagatgacatcatcatcaaacTAGACAAAGGAGTAATCAGGACCAACTGGGGTAAGATGGAAGTCAGAATCATAATATTTTAAGGTAGCTAACTAATAACCTCGTTAAACCAACATCCCTGGTCATG includes the following:
- the LOC121656449 gene encoding major histocompatibility complex class I-related gene protein-like produces the protein MTEHVILVHPTVEHSLRFFFIASSGVPNFPEFLSSMEIDETEVAYCNISKSILEPKQDWVTKLLNENRYIMEMMSNECFEKLPIIFKAALNGVMQSFKQNEGVHILQLISGCELDENTGEVSGFLRAGYNGDDFMTLDMTTLSWTSQQTQAVIIKQIWDADKGYIKENKKFYMLICPKWLRGSLTLANISKERTDLPKISLLQKTPSSAVSYHATGFYPDRAMMFWTKDGEETHKGVDHGEILLNYDVTFQMCVNIDLSSFTPEDWSRYSCVFQLSGVKDDIIIKLDKGVIRTNWGKMEVRIIIF